In Rhodovulum sulfidophilum DSM 1374, the following are encoded in one genomic region:
- a CDS encoding helix-turn-helix domain-containing protein, with protein sequence MRLPRLSLEISARREARGLSQSALAERLGVDAVTIHRYEKGQAKPRRPEVIGGLRDVLGFSQAELDALFLDWTILDGIGHSEYAMQGYAFLELAGMEEHDLVERLIEIDTALIPDIVELDEGTTDQWAPIFHDSPWTWQVLVHHGRIVGYWHYLILTKDSFAAVMRGSLRDSMLAVEHLDTPIAITGHGAYFAYIVMAGIEPAHRNPATLKMLFQSLIKSLCRVAEHGIFFAAVGTVAVTPEGSSIAQRLGMKPVCAIPFGRRVEPVHCMQITADALAGGSVSLCDEKIVEYYRNWLDRNR encoded by the coding sequence ATGCGCCTACCACGACTATCCCTCGAGATCTCTGCACGCCGTGAGGCAAGAGGTTTGTCGCAATCCGCTTTGGCGGAGCGTCTTGGCGTAGATGCCGTAACAATTCACCGCTACGAGAAGGGGCAAGCCAAACCGCGGCGACCAGAGGTCATAGGTGGCCTCCGCGATGTTCTGGGTTTCAGCCAGGCGGAGCTCGACGCGCTTTTTCTCGACTGGACGATTCTCGACGGGATTGGGCACAGTGAGTATGCGATGCAGGGTTATGCCTTTCTCGAGTTGGCAGGCATGGAAGAACACGATCTCGTCGAGCGCTTGATCGAGATCGACACAGCACTTATCCCCGACATCGTCGAGCTTGACGAGGGCACGACCGACCAGTGGGCGCCGATCTTTCACGATTCGCCTTGGACATGGCAGGTGCTCGTTCATCATGGACGGATCGTCGGCTACTGGCATTACCTGATCCTGACGAAGGACAGCTTTGCTGCCGTCATGCGGGGTTCTCTTCGGGATTCCATGCTTGCAGTCGAGCATCTGGATACGCCGATTGCAATCACCGGGCATGGCGCGTATTTCGCATATATCGTGATGGCAGGGATCGAGCCGGCCCACCGGAACCCCGCCACCTTGAAGATGTTGTTCCAATCGTTGATCAAATCCCTGTGCCGTGTGGCTGAACATGGGATCTTCTTCGCTGCGGTCGGGACGGTCGCAGTGACACCCGAAGGCAGTAGTATCGCTCAACGGCTGGGAATGAAGCCTGTTTGCGCAATACCCTTTGGGCGCCGCGTCGAACCCGTTCATTGCATGCAAATCACGGCTGATGCTCTCGCTGGTGGTTCCGTTTCCCTATGCGACGAAAAGATCGTGGAGTATTATCGGAACTGGTTGGATCGAAACCGATAA
- a CDS encoding efflux RND transporter periplasmic adaptor subunit — protein sequence MIYWMRRHAGGVALTTVLAVCALLLGHNLWKYYVDAPWTRDGRVTADVVRIAPEISGTISAVHVIENQFVHEGDILFQISPERFQLAVEAAQADLDSALEAMKLDISTAERNTKLEEKGSLSAEAAERSQREAAAARAEARSAEVALDVAKLNLKRTAVRAPVDGYVTNLHLRKGDYAVTGDATVTLVDAGSFRVTGYFRETQLARIKPGDPVRIGLMGVSGELQGHVESFGRGIANSNAASDDLGLPLVEPVFSWVRLAQRIPVRIAIDGVPSGVELAAGMTASVSVVTR from the coding sequence ATGATCTACTGGATGAGACGCCACGCCGGTGGCGTTGCGCTGACAACGGTTCTGGCTGTCTGCGCCCTGCTCCTCGGCCACAACCTCTGGAAGTACTACGTCGACGCACCCTGGACGCGGGACGGGCGCGTCACCGCAGATGTCGTGCGGATCGCTCCCGAGATCTCGGGAACGATCAGTGCGGTACATGTGATCGAGAACCAGTTCGTCCATGAGGGCGATATCCTGTTCCAGATCTCGCCCGAGCGGTTCCAGCTGGCCGTCGAAGCCGCGCAGGCCGACCTTGACAGTGCCCTCGAGGCCATGAAGCTCGACATCTCCACGGCGGAACGCAACACCAAGCTGGAGGAAAAGGGCTCGCTCAGCGCCGAAGCCGCCGAGCGGTCCCAGCGCGAGGCCGCCGCCGCCCGGGCCGAGGCGCGCAGCGCGGAGGTGGCGCTGGATGTCGCGAAGCTGAACCTCAAGCGCACCGCGGTTCGCGCGCCGGTGGATGGCTACGTCACCAATCTTCACCTGCGCAAGGGCGACTATGCCGTTACCGGCGACGCCACCGTTACTTTGGTGGATGCCGGGAGCTTCCGGGTGACGGGCTATTTCCGCGAGACCCAGCTTGCACGCATCAAACCGGGCGATCCGGTGCGCATCGGGCTCATGGGCGTGAGCGGGGAGTTGCAGGGGCATGTAGAGAGCTTCGGCCGCGGGATTGCCAATAGCAACGCCGCCTCGGACGATCTGGGGCTGCCTTTGGTGGAGCCGGTCTTCAGTTGGGTCCGCCTGGCCCAGCGGATCCCGGTCCGGATCGCAATCGACGGCGTGCCGTCCGGTGTTGAACTGGCTGCGGGTATGACGGCCAGCGTGAGTGTGGTGACGAGGTAA
- a CDS encoding DUF1656 domain-containing protein: MKPDIDLFGVFVPTLLVLALGSYIALRLLSAVLARLGVYRHVWHPALFNLCLYFTVLGATVLFMEQLKS, translated from the coding sequence GTGAAACCGGATATCGATCTTTTCGGCGTCTTCGTCCCGACGCTGCTCGTGCTCGCGTTGGGCTCGTACATTGCCCTGCGTCTCCTGTCGGCCGTACTGGCCAGACTGGGGGTCTACCGGCATGTCTGGCACCCGGCGCTGTTCAACCTCTGTCTCTACTTCACGGTGCTCGGAGCCACCGTTCTCTTCATGGAGCAACTGAAATCATGA
- a CDS encoding FUSC family protein, whose protein sequence is MMIPGGIKLEHVLFSLKTFGAGMLAYWIAIRCGLSDPYWAAGTVYVIANPLAGAIASRALYRLAGTVLGAVLIVLLVPNLVFSPLLLSAAIGLTCGACLFVSMLDRSPRSYAFMLAGYTVSLTGFPLVNAPGTSFDVSVERVEEIAIGILCAAITVQVVFPWHIGPMLAKRVEGWLDNAAAMTRSVLTRNTNRAKLQDERHKLAADVISLRSFTDQVAHEGVRGWNRAERMGALQQRMIAVLPLLSEIEDLLNTLERNGPDVSGSAALTGKVLQWLDKETSATRGETDALLFDIDAEQRRLDDQPHSWEGLLRQRLTGKLRDLVEVWADCQSLRTDISSGETHELRQHLAARHRSARDLHTDYGAALRSAVSVFILIMVACTIWIWTGWTYGAGLAQFGSVFCCVLATMDNATPVLRKVAPLMLVAFVIALLYQFAFMPALGDFYALVALLGLVLIPAGVLMAVPATWMTGFQVSVNLIYMMTLGNQVSTDFTAFANASLSTFGALALATIIMSTVRAVSAEHSAMRLLRSGWRVVSQIAAGRRQVAPELIAGRMTDRLGLIVPRLTLLPPDAALLENDLLRDLRAGLCVLELRNLRPEMPDAFRLGLDRLLDQVSEHYRNDKSGPARAERESAMAGMVDECLNQALAASGTTARRFGNALAGLRSAICPGQPAPVLNFSDRGTLA, encoded by the coding sequence ATGATGATCCCTGGTGGCATCAAGTTGGAGCATGTGCTGTTTTCGCTGAAGACCTTCGGCGCCGGCATGCTCGCCTACTGGATCGCGATCAGATGCGGCCTGTCGGATCCGTATTGGGCGGCCGGGACCGTCTATGTCATTGCCAACCCGCTGGCCGGTGCCATTGCCTCGCGGGCGCTCTACCGTCTGGCCGGGACCGTGCTGGGCGCTGTGCTGATCGTGCTTCTGGTGCCGAACCTGGTTTTCTCGCCACTGCTGCTGAGCGCCGCCATCGGGCTGACCTGCGGGGCCTGTCTGTTCGTCAGCATGCTGGACAGGTCGCCGCGCAGCTATGCTTTCATGCTTGCCGGTTACACGGTTTCGCTGACCGGGTTCCCGCTGGTGAACGCACCGGGCACAAGCTTCGATGTCTCGGTCGAGCGGGTCGAGGAAATCGCGATCGGCATTCTTTGCGCGGCGATCACGGTCCAGGTCGTCTTCCCCTGGCATATCGGACCGATGCTGGCGAAACGTGTGGAAGGCTGGCTGGACAACGCAGCGGCGATGACACGCAGTGTCCTGACCCGCAACACCAACCGCGCAAAGCTGCAGGACGAACGCCACAAGCTGGCGGCCGACGTGATCAGCTTGCGCAGCTTCACCGATCAGGTCGCTCATGAAGGCGTGCGGGGATGGAACCGGGCGGAACGCATGGGAGCGTTGCAACAGCGCATGATCGCGGTGCTGCCGCTTCTGTCCGAGATCGAGGACCTGCTGAACACGCTCGAACGCAACGGCCCGGATGTCTCCGGGTCAGCGGCGCTGACCGGCAAGGTCTTGCAATGGCTCGACAAAGAGACGTCCGCCACCCGGGGCGAAACCGACGCACTTCTGTTTGATATCGACGCAGAGCAGCGGCGCCTCGATGACCAGCCGCACAGTTGGGAAGGACTGCTTCGGCAGCGTCTGACCGGAAAGCTGCGGGACCTCGTCGAGGTTTGGGCCGACTGCCAGTCACTCCGGACGGATATCTCTTCGGGGGAAACCCACGAGCTGCGGCAGCATCTCGCGGCCCGGCACAGGAGTGCCCGAGATCTTCATACCGATTACGGAGCGGCACTCCGATCGGCGGTATCGGTGTTCATCCTGATCATGGTGGCCTGCACCATCTGGATCTGGACCGGCTGGACCTACGGCGCCGGGCTTGCCCAGTTCGGCAGCGTCTTTTGCTGCGTCTTGGCGACAATGGACAACGCGACGCCGGTGCTGCGCAAGGTGGCGCCGCTGATGCTGGTCGCGTTCGTGATCGCACTTCTTTACCAGTTCGCATTCATGCCCGCCCTGGGCGATTTCTATGCCCTGGTGGCGCTGCTGGGTCTCGTGCTGATCCCGGCCGGCGTGCTCATGGCCGTGCCTGCGACATGGATGACGGGCTTCCAGGTCAGCGTGAACCTGATCTACATGATGACCCTCGGCAATCAGGTGAGCACCGACTTCACGGCCTTTGCAAATGCCAGCCTGTCGACCTTCGGAGCCCTCGCCCTGGCCACGATCATCATGTCGACGGTAAGGGCCGTCAGCGCCGAGCACAGCGCGATGCGCCTGCTGCGCTCTGGTTGGCGCGTCGTATCCCAGATCGCAGCCGGACGGCGCCAGGTCGCGCCCGAGCTGATCGCCGGGCGGATGACCGACCGGCTCGGCCTGATCGTTCCGCGGCTCACGCTGTTGCCGCCAGACGCCGCTCTTCTCGAGAACGACCTGCTTCGCGACCTGCGTGCCGGGCTCTGCGTCCTGGAACTGCGCAACCTCCGCCCCGAGATGCCGGACGCTTTCAGGCTCGGTCTGGACCGTCTTCTCGACCAGGTGTCAGAGCATTACCGGAACGACAAGTCCGGCCCGGCCCGGGCCGAGAGGGAAAGCGCCATGGCCGGCATGGTGGACGAGTGTCTGAACCAGGCTCTGGCCGCCTCCGGCACGACAGCCCGCCGTTTCGGCAACGCGCTTGCCGGGCTGCGCAGCGCAATCTGCCCCGGGCAACCCGCACCGGTTCTGAACTTTTCCGATCGGGGGACCCTCGCGTGA
- a CDS encoding MarR family winged helix-turn-helix transcriptional regulator, translated as MSKAPETNTDSEPGHELGGVDMFEDLGRLLPAVGQSWRRLLAQRLSKEGLSDAAALPILVLLRARKGASRQNFLAHQLGLETSGVVRLLDALSKRGLLRRTEDPTDRRAKLVELTDEGIAMGERADRIARALRSEVLAELDRQDLIATIRILRSLSAVLDASEERQKGR; from the coding sequence ATGTCGAAGGCACCAGAAACGAACACCGATAGTGAGCCGGGCCATGAGCTCGGAGGTGTGGACATGTTCGAGGACCTGGGTCGCCTTCTGCCAGCGGTGGGCCAGTCTTGGCGCCGGCTTCTTGCCCAGAGGCTCAGCAAGGAGGGCTTGTCCGATGCCGCCGCTCTGCCGATCCTGGTGCTGTTGCGTGCGCGGAAAGGGGCGAGCCGGCAAAACTTTCTGGCCCATCAGCTTGGGCTCGAGACATCGGGTGTCGTGCGCCTGCTCGATGCTCTTTCCAAACGCGGGCTTCTGCGCCGCACCGAAGACCCGACGGATCGCCGCGCGAAGCTTGTAGAGCTTACCGATGAGGGCATCGCCATGGGCGAACGGGCCGACCGGATCGCGCGGGCGCTGAGATCCGAAGTGCTTGCAGAATTGGACAGGCAGGACCTGATCGCCACGATCCGCATCCTTCGCAGCCTGTCCGCGGTCCTTGACGCCTCCGAGGAAAGGCAAAAGGGCCGATGA
- a CDS encoding contractile injection system protein, VgrG/Pvc8 family: MSGFFRQDARMGRRPTALEQDVLVLRRFEGTDHLNALFDCSADCLAASTAVDFDRLIGPHATITPTTREGERPFDGIVTEARWLGSGDNDHRYWLRPRAFLASLRRNQLIFSNKAAVEILTELLSASAYAGAPRTNAARTTASRPREISRRSGRAAGRCWREIRRRGPVPQRAAFRPGHQFPLKDEV, translated from the coding sequence ATGAGTGGCTTCTTTCGTCAGGACGCCCGCATGGGCCGGCGGCCCACGGCGCTGGAGCAGGACGTTCTGGTGCTGCGCCGGTTTGAAGGCACCGACCATCTGAACGCGCTGTTCGACTGTTCCGCCGATTGTCTGGCCGCCTCGACCGCTGTCGATTTCGACCGGCTGATTGGCCCCCACGCCACCATTACCCCCACCACCCGCGAGGGAGAGCGGCCCTTCGATGGCATCGTCACCGAGGCCCGCTGGCTGGGCTCGGGCGATAATGACCATCGCTACTGGCTGCGTCCTAGGGCTTTCCTTGCGAGCCTCCGCCGTAACCAGCTGATCTTCAGCAACAAGGCCGCGGTCGAGATCCTGACCGAGCTGCTGTCGGCCTCTGCCTATGCGGGCGCGCCGCGGACGAACGCGGCCAGGACCACAGCTTCGAGGCCGAGGGAGATATCGCGACGCTCGGGGCGGGCAGCCGGGCGGTGCTGGAGGGAGATCCGGCGGCGAGGACCCGTGCCTCAGCGCGCGGCATTCCGACCCGGCCACCAATTCCCGCTTAAAGACGAAGTATAA
- a CDS encoding DUF4123 domain-containing protein, with product MAGVTISQILSSKDSPAWLVLDGVNCPDLPQFLEGTEHCCFYRETGQKQPLHAPWMIHMDDRISEMASFLPNDTHWGFIFTSHWPMRDLRAHFRRYTMLKTPQNEAPVYFRFYDPRVLFDLGYALEVDKLRMFMRPFGRLAIPLSPLLGERCGLSPLAHHDAFRSKFLTLPIPPEEPPGKGSQSFQIGMVEYRRFENLQARRAERKLARELHFTARHRSDAEILDIAAEAASRAERYGLTSVRQIRLFAKCMLKFGPTFDETHPGAREVLTRRRVSVRETFIALQNWYTTAGDKPFPADASQDLDIWNRL from the coding sequence ATGGCCGGTGTAACGATAAGTCAGATTTTATCATCCAAAGACTCTCCCGCATGGCTTGTGCTGGATGGGGTGAATTGCCCCGATCTCCCGCAGTTTCTTGAGGGGACCGAGCACTGTTGCTTTTATCGCGAAACGGGTCAGAAGCAGCCCCTCCATGCTCCGTGGATGATCCACATGGATGACAGAATCTCCGAGATGGCGTCTTTCCTGCCAAACGATACGCATTGGGGATTCATTTTCACATCTCACTGGCCAATGCGAGATTTGCGCGCACATTTTCGACGCTACACGATGCTGAAGACTCCGCAGAATGAGGCTCCGGTTTATTTCCGTTTCTATGATCCTCGCGTGTTGTTCGACCTTGGTTATGCGCTTGAGGTAGATAAACTCCGGATGTTTATGCGCCCGTTCGGCAGGCTTGCAATTCCGTTGTCACCTCTTCTCGGTGAAAGATGCGGACTTTCGCCGTTAGCCCATCATGATGCTTTCCGGTCAAAATTTCTGACGCTCCCTATCCCGCCAGAAGAGCCGCCCGGAAAGGGTTCGCAGAGCTTTCAGATCGGAATGGTTGAGTATCGGCGCTTTGAGAATCTGCAAGCAAGAAGAGCCGAACGAAAACTGGCGCGTGAGTTGCATTTCACTGCCAGACACAGGTCAGACGCCGAAATTCTTGACATCGCAGCGGAGGCTGCTTCGCGCGCCGAAAGATATGGCCTGACGTCCGTGCGTCAAATTAGGCTGTTCGCGAAATGCATGCTGAAATTCGGCCCCACCTTCGACGAAACTCATCCGGGAGCGCGAGAGGTTTTGACACGAAGGCGAGTCTCGGTTCGTGAAACATTTATCGCTTTGCAAAACTGGTACACGACTGCAGGCGACAAACCATTTCCCGCAGACGCCTCCCAGGACTTGGACATTTGGAATCGATTGTAA